The following are encoded together in the Phaseolus vulgaris cultivar G19833 chromosome 9, P. vulgaris v2.0, whole genome shotgun sequence genome:
- the LOC137821186 gene encoding probable ADP,ATP carrier protein At5g56450 yields MSAEDDDSEGKRLKLGQEKALNCGVKNFQRDLVAGALMGGVVHTIVAPIERAKLLLQTQESNLAIVASGRRRFKGMFDCIARTVREEGILSLWRGNGSSVIRYYPSVALNFSLKDLYKSILRGENSSHNNLLPGATANFVAGAAAGCTTLVLVYPLDIAHTRLAADIGSTEVRQFRGIYHFLATIFHKDGVRGIYRGLPASLQGMVVHRGLYFGGFDTMKEILSEKSKPELALWKRWVVAQAVTTSAGLISYPLDTVRRRMMMQSGMEQPVYNSTLDCWRKVYRTEGLASFYRGAVSNVFRSTGAAAILVLYDEVKKFMNWGRF; encoded by the exons ATGAGCGCAGAGGACGATGACTCAGAGGGGAAAAGATTGAAACTTGGGCAAGAGAAAGCGTTGAATTGTGGTGTGAAGAATTTCCAGCGCGATCTGGTGGCTGGGGCCTTGATGGGTGGTGTCGTGCACACGATTGTGGCCCCAATTGAGAGGGCGAAGCTGTTGCTGCAGACCCAGGAGAGCAATTTGGCCATTGTGGCGAGTGGGCGTCGCAGATTCAAGGGCATGTTTGATTGCATAGCGCGTACGGTCAGGGAAGAAGGGATTCTCTCTTTGTGGCGAGGCAATGGCAGCAGTGTTATTCGTTACTATCCTTCTGTGGCCCTCAATTTCTCTCTCAAG GATCTTTACAAAAGCATTTTAAGGGGTGAAAACTCTAGCCATAATAATCTTTTGCCAGGTGCCACTGCAAATTTCGTGGCTGGCGCTGCAGCAGGTTGTACAACACTTGTATTGGTATACCCCCTTGACATAGCACACACGCGCCTTGCAGCTGACATTGGAAGTACAGAAGTGCGCCAATTTCGTGGTATTTACCATTTCTTGGCTACCATATTCCACAAGGATGGCGTTCGGGGAATCTACAGGGGCCTTCCTGCATCTCTACAAGGGATGGTGGTACACAGGGGTCTATATTTTGGAGGCTTTGATACCATGAAAGAGATACTGTCTGAAAAATCAAAACCCGAGTTGGCATTGTGGAAGCGGTGGGTGGTAGCTCAGGCAGTCACAACCTCTGCCGGGTTGATATCTTATCCGTTAGACACAGTTCGTAGGAGGATGATGATGCAATCTGGCATGGAACAGCCAGTGTACAATAGCACCCTGGACTGCTGGAGGAAGGTGTACAGGACAGAAGGGTTGGCTTCATTTTACCGTGGTGCAGTTTCTAATGTGTTTAGGAGCACAGGAGCAGCTGCTATCTTAGTCTTGTATGATGAGGTTAAGAAATTTATGAACTGGGGAAGATTTTAA